The following are encoded together in the Mycolicibacterium arabiense genome:
- a CDS encoding alpha/beta fold hydrolase produces MAGRSRGDVRQPPDPSVVRIDGPWRHLQVHANGIRFHVVEAHSEPVPANAERPLVIMLHGFGSFWWSWRHQLRSLSGARVVAVDLRGYGDSDKPPRGYDGWTLAGDTAGLIRALGHERATLIGHADGGLVCWATAMLHPRAVRAVGLVSSPHPVALRSSALRRRDQGLALLPSLLRYQVPFLPERRLVRHDAAQLESLVRSRSTGKWQASEDFAETIPHLRKAIQIPFAAHTALEYQRWAVRSQLRGEGRRFMKSMKRPLTVPMLHLRGDADPYVLPDAVHRTQRYAPHGRYATIEGAGHYAHEEAPEAVSEQFTRLLAQVYGT; encoded by the coding sequence ATGGCCGGCCGCTCACGCGGTGACGTCCGGCAGCCGCCCGACCCCTCGGTCGTGCGGATCGACGGGCCATGGCGGCATCTGCAGGTGCACGCCAACGGGATTCGGTTCCACGTCGTGGAGGCGCACTCCGAGCCGGTCCCGGCCAACGCGGAACGGCCCCTGGTCATCATGCTGCACGGGTTCGGGTCCTTTTGGTGGTCGTGGCGGCACCAGCTGCGCAGCCTCAGCGGCGCACGCGTGGTGGCCGTCGACCTGCGCGGCTACGGCGACTCAGACAAGCCGCCGCGCGGCTACGACGGCTGGACGCTGGCCGGCGACACGGCCGGTCTGATCCGCGCACTCGGCCACGAACGGGCCACGCTCATCGGTCACGCAGACGGCGGACTGGTGTGCTGGGCGACCGCGATGCTGCACCCGCGGGCGGTCCGTGCGGTCGGTCTGGTCAGCTCACCGCACCCGGTCGCGCTCCGGTCGTCGGCGCTGCGCCGGCGCGATCAGGGTCTCGCCCTGCTGCCGTCGTTGCTGCGTTACCAGGTTCCGTTCCTGCCCGAGCGCAGACTCGTCCGCCACGACGCCGCGCAACTCGAGTCGCTGGTCCGCAGCCGTTCGACCGGGAAGTGGCAGGCATCCGAGGACTTCGCGGAGACGATCCCGCATCTGCGCAAGGCGATCCAGATCCCGTTCGCGGCGCACACCGCGCTGGAGTACCAGCGCTGGGCCGTCCGCAGCCAGCTCCGCGGTGAGGGTCGGCGCTTCATGAAGTCGATGAAGCGTCCGCTGACGGTGCCGATGCTGCATCTGCGCGGCGACGCCGATCCCTACGTGCTGCCCGACGCGGTGCACCGCACCCAGCGGTACGCCCCGCACGGCCGGTACGCGACCATCGAGGGTGCCGGGCACTACGCCCACGAAGAGGCGCCCGAGGCGGTCAGCGAGCAGTTCACCAGATTACTCGCCCAGGTGTACGGCACCTAG
- a CDS encoding phage holin family protein, which yields MSAGDRKNGVPTTVASIPLVDPHAPKADPSVGDLVKDATAQVSTLVRAEVELAKAEITRDVKKGLTGSVYFILALVVLFYSTFFLFFFVAELLDTWIWRWAAFLIVFGVMVLTTILFALLGYLKVRRIRGPQKTIESVKEAREAFTPGGHDPKQPAIPAQSTTDPSGW from the coding sequence ATGAGCGCTGGCGACCGTAAGAACGGCGTGCCGACCACGGTGGCGTCGATCCCTCTGGTGGATCCGCATGCCCCCAAGGCCGATCCATCGGTCGGCGACCTGGTGAAGGACGCGACGGCGCAGGTGTCGACGTTGGTCCGGGCCGAGGTCGAGCTGGCCAAGGCCGAGATCACGCGCGACGTGAAGAAGGGCCTGACCGGAAGCGTCTACTTCATCCTGGCGCTCGTCGTGCTGTTCTACTCGACGTTCTTCCTGTTCTTCTTCGTCGCCGAGCTGCTCGACACCTGGATCTGGCGGTGGGCGGCGTTCCTGATCGTGTTCGGCGTCATGGTGCTGACGACCATCCTCTTCGCGCTGCTGGGCTACCTGAAGGTCCGCCGGATCCGAGGTCCGCAGAAGACGATCGAATCGGTCAAGGAGGCTCGGGAGGCGTTCACGCCCGGCGGCCACGACCCCAAGCAGCCGGCCATTCCGGCGCAGTCGACCACAGACCCCTCGGGCTGGTAG
- a CDS encoding S1 family peptidase, whose protein sequence is MALLAPTVTPARAADLVPLGGGSGIVINGEAFCTLTAIGNDSRGNLIGFTSAHCGGPGAQVASEAAENQGILGTMVAGNDALDYAVIQFDPARVLPVNNVNGFQIDGIGPDPAFGEVSCKLGRTTGYSCGVTWGPGKEPGTIVSQVCGQPGDSGAPVTVNNRLVGMIHGAFSEELPTCVVKFVPLHTPAVTMSINAVLADITAKNRPGSGFVPVGAVPAA, encoded by the coding sequence ATGGCGCTGCTCGCTCCGACGGTCACGCCGGCTCGGGCCGCGGACCTGGTGCCGCTGGGCGGTGGCTCCGGCATCGTGATCAACGGCGAGGCGTTCTGCACGCTGACCGCGATCGGCAACGACAGCCGCGGCAACCTGATCGGCTTCACCTCGGCACACTGCGGAGGCCCGGGCGCACAGGTCGCTTCCGAGGCCGCCGAGAACCAGGGCATCCTCGGGACGATGGTGGCGGGCAACGACGCGCTCGACTACGCCGTCATCCAGTTCGATCCGGCGCGGGTGCTGCCCGTCAACAACGTTAACGGCTTCCAGATCGACGGCATTGGCCCGGACCCGGCGTTCGGCGAGGTGTCGTGCAAGCTGGGCCGCACCACCGGCTACTCCTGCGGCGTCACGTGGGGCCCCGGCAAGGAGCCCGGCACCATCGTCAGCCAGGTGTGCGGCCAGCCCGGCGACTCGGGCGCACCGGTCACGGTGAACAACCGGCTCGTCGGCATGATCCACGGCGCGTTCAGCGAGGAACTGCCCACCTGTGTGGTCAAGTTCGTCCCGCTGCACACGCCCGCCGTCACGATGTCGATCAACGCCGTGCTGGCCGACATCACCGCCAAGAACCGCCCCGGATCCGGCTTCGTTCCGGTCGGGGCGGTCCCCGCGGCCTGA
- the acs gene encoding acetate--CoA ligase has protein sequence MSDTHTEAQSSYPPSADFASNANATGELYDAAERDRLAFWADQANRLSWETPFTEVLDWSEAPFAKWFVGGKLNVAYNCVDRHVEAGNGDRVAIHWVGEPVDDQRTITYAELKDEVCKAANALTELGLVAGDRVAIYMPMIPEAIVAMLACARLGVMHSVVFAGYSASALRARIEDAEAKIVITTDGQYRRGKAASLKEAVDEAVKGETTVTNVLVVRRTGIDVEWTEGRDLWWDEVVDRASTDHAYEAFDAEHPLFLLYTSGTTGKPKGIMHTTGGYLTQSSYTHYNVFDVKPETDVYWCTADIGWVTGHTYIVYGPLSNGVTQVVYEGTPTSPTEHRHFEVIEKYGVTIYYTAPTLVRTFMKLGRQIAAEHDLSSLRLLGSVGEPINPEAWRWYRTVFGADRTPIVDTWWQTETGAIMISPLPGVTDAKPGSAMTPLPGISAKIVDDDGNQLEPGTDHGEQANGYLVLDKPWPSMLRGIWGDPERFKETYWSRFAEQGWYFAGDGARYGKDGEIWVLGRIDDVMNISGHRISTAEVESALVGHSGVAEAAVVGATDEQTGQAICAFVILKASAKGGAEDMVDELRAEVAKEISPIARPREIHVVPELPKTRSGKIMRRLLRDVAEGRELGDTSTLVDPSVFEAIRASK, from the coding sequence ATGTCCGACACGCACACCGAGGCCCAGTCGTCCTACCCGCCTTCCGCCGACTTCGCCTCGAACGCCAACGCCACCGGTGAGCTGTACGACGCGGCCGAGCGGGACCGGCTCGCCTTCTGGGCCGACCAGGCCAACCGGTTGTCCTGGGAGACACCGTTCACCGAGGTGCTCGACTGGTCGGAGGCACCGTTCGCGAAGTGGTTCGTCGGCGGCAAGCTCAACGTCGCCTACAACTGCGTCGACCGCCACGTCGAGGCAGGCAACGGCGACCGGGTCGCCATCCACTGGGTCGGTGAACCGGTCGACGATCAGCGCACCATCACCTACGCCGAACTCAAGGACGAGGTGTGCAAGGCCGCCAACGCCCTGACCGAACTCGGACTGGTCGCCGGTGACCGCGTCGCGATCTACATGCCCATGATCCCCGAGGCCATCGTCGCGATGCTGGCGTGCGCGCGGCTCGGCGTCATGCACTCGGTGGTGTTCGCCGGCTACTCCGCGTCTGCGCTGCGCGCACGCATCGAGGACGCCGAGGCCAAGATCGTCATCACCACCGACGGGCAGTACCGCCGCGGCAAGGCGGCGTCGCTCAAGGAAGCCGTGGACGAGGCCGTCAAGGGCGAGACCACCGTCACCAACGTTCTGGTGGTGCGCCGCACCGGGATCGACGTCGAGTGGACCGAAGGTCGGGACCTGTGGTGGGACGAGGTCGTCGATCGCGCCTCGACCGACCACGCCTACGAGGCGTTCGACGCCGAGCACCCGCTGTTCCTGCTCTACACCTCGGGCACGACCGGCAAGCCCAAGGGCATCATGCACACGACCGGCGGCTACCTGACGCAGTCGTCGTACACCCACTACAACGTCTTCGACGTCAAGCCCGAGACCGACGTGTACTGGTGCACGGCCGACATCGGCTGGGTCACCGGGCACACCTACATCGTTTACGGCCCGCTGTCGAACGGCGTGACGCAGGTGGTCTACGAGGGCACGCCGACCTCACCGACCGAGCACCGGCACTTCGAGGTCATCGAGAAGTACGGCGTCACAATCTATTACACGGCGCCGACCCTGGTCCGCACGTTCATGAAGCTGGGCAGGCAGATCGCCGCCGAGCACGACCTGTCGAGCCTGCGCCTGCTGGGCTCGGTGGGCGAGCCCATCAACCCCGAGGCGTGGCGCTGGTACCGCACGGTGTTCGGTGCCGACAGGACGCCGATCGTCGACACGTGGTGGCAGACCGAGACCGGCGCCATCATGATCTCGCCGCTGCCCGGCGTCACCGACGCCAAGCCGGGTTCGGCCATGACGCCGCTGCCGGGCATCTCGGCCAAGATCGTCGACGACGACGGCAACCAGCTCGAGCCGGGCACCGACCACGGCGAGCAGGCCAACGGCTACCTGGTGCTCGACAAGCCGTGGCCGTCGATGCTGCGCGGCATCTGGGGCGACCCGGAGCGGTTCAAGGAGACCTACTGGTCGCGGTTCGCCGAGCAGGGCTGGTACTTCGCCGGTGACGGCGCCCGGTACGGCAAGGACGGCGAGATCTGGGTGCTGGGCCGCATCGACGACGTCATGAACATCTCCGGGCACCGCATCTCGACCGCCGAAGTCGAGTCGGCACTCGTCGGGCACTCGGGCGTCGCCGAGGCCGCCGTCGTCGGCGCTACCGACGAGCAGACCGGTCAGGCCATCTGCGCGTTCGTGATCCTGAAGGCGAGCGCCAAGGGCGGCGCCGAGGACATGGTCGACGAGCTACGTGCCGAGGTGGCGAAGGAGATCTCCCCGATCGCCCGGCCCCGCGAGATCCACGTCGTGCCCGAGCTGCCGAAGACCCGCAGCGGCAAGATCATGCGCCGCCTGCTGCGTGACGTGGCCGAGGGCCGCGAACTCGGCGACACCTCGACGCTGGTCGATCCGAGCGTCTTCGAGGCGATCCGCGCCAGCAAGTAG
- a CDS encoding Fic family protein, with translation MADFDPLAPLADLPGVAAAGDEAREALGRAHRHKYNLRGWPTAAAEASVRAARASSVLDGGTLVLANAGEADPILSGALRVAEALEGGATALVGVWQRAPLQAIARLHALAASDLADDDRLGRPRADGDAARRLELLGDIMTSGTKVPAHVLAAVAHGELLTLEPFGVADGVVARAVSRLITINSGLDPHGLGVPEMYWMRQSGDYKASARGFAAGTPDGLTAWLINSARGLHAGAREALSIAQALSE, from the coding sequence GTGGCCGACTTCGATCCCCTCGCCCCGCTCGCGGACCTCCCCGGTGTGGCCGCCGCAGGCGACGAGGCGCGTGAAGCCCTCGGCCGCGCGCACCGGCACAAGTACAACCTGCGGGGCTGGCCCACCGCGGCGGCCGAGGCGTCGGTCCGCGCCGCTCGGGCGTCGTCGGTGCTGGACGGCGGAACCCTGGTGCTGGCCAATGCGGGGGAGGCCGACCCCATCCTGTCCGGCGCGCTGCGGGTCGCCGAGGCGCTGGAGGGCGGTGCCACGGCGCTGGTCGGGGTGTGGCAGCGCGCGCCGCTGCAGGCGATTGCGCGGCTGCACGCGCTGGCGGCATCGGATCTCGCCGACGACGACCGGTTGGGCAGGCCGCGAGCCGACGGTGACGCGGCCCGTCGCCTCGAACTGCTCGGCGACATCATGACCAGCGGCACGAAGGTGCCCGCCCACGTCCTGGCGGCCGTCGCCCACGGCGAGCTGCTGACGTTGGAGCCGTTCGGCGTGGCCGACGGCGTGGTGGCGCGGGCGGTGTCCCGGCTCATCACCATCAACAGCGGGCTGGATCCGCACGGCCTCGGCGTGCCGGAGATGTATTGGATGCGGCAGTCGGGCGATTACAAGGCCTCGGCTCGCGGATTCGCCGCCGGTACGCCGGACGGGCTGACGGCGTGGCTGATCAACAGTGCGCGTGGTCTGCATGCCGGCGCTCGGGAAGCGTTGAGCATCGCCCAGGCGCTATCCGAGTGA
- a CDS encoding HAD-IB family hydrolase, whose product MTASDSASDDVRTVPPAPEADHPVRTAAFFDLDKTVIAKSSTLAFSKPFFDQGLINRQTVLKSAYAQFLFLMSGADHEQMDRMRSYITNMCTGWNVDQVKSIVAEALHDIVDPLVFAEAANLIADHKLCGRDVVVVSASGEEIVAPIARAIGATHAMATRMVVEDGKYTGEIAFYCYGEGKVDAIRELAAREGYSLEHCYAYSDSITDLPMLEAVGHPTVVNPDRALRKEAAARGWPARTFNRPVPLRDRIPAPSGAAVATSVAVGASALAAGALTYSLLRRFAL is encoded by the coding sequence GTGACCGCCTCCGACTCGGCCTCGGACGACGTCCGCACGGTTCCGCCGGCGCCCGAGGCCGACCACCCGGTGCGGACGGCCGCGTTCTTCGACCTGGACAAGACCGTGATCGCCAAGTCGAGCACCCTCGCGTTCAGCAAACCCTTCTTCGATCAGGGCCTCATCAACCGGCAGACGGTGCTCAAGTCGGCCTATGCGCAGTTCCTCTTCCTGATGTCGGGCGCCGATCACGAGCAGATGGACCGGATGCGCTCGTACATCACCAACATGTGCACCGGGTGGAACGTCGACCAGGTGAAGTCGATCGTCGCCGAGGCGCTGCACGACATCGTCGATCCGCTCGTCTTCGCGGAGGCCGCGAACCTCATCGCCGACCACAAGCTCTGTGGCCGCGACGTCGTCGTCGTCTCGGCGTCCGGCGAGGAGATCGTCGCGCCGATCGCGCGGGCCATCGGGGCCACGCATGCCATGGCCACCCGCATGGTGGTCGAGGACGGCAAGTACACCGGCGAGATCGCGTTCTACTGCTACGGCGAGGGCAAAGTCGACGCCATTCGCGAACTGGCTGCGCGCGAGGGCTACTCGCTCGAGCACTGCTACGCCTACTCCGACTCGATCACCGACCTGCCGATGCTCGAGGCCGTCGGCCACCCCACGGTGGTGAACCCCGACCGGGCGCTGCGCAAGGAGGCCGCGGCGCGCGGTTGGCCGGCACGCACCTTCAACCGGCCGGTCCCCCTGCGCGACCGGATCCCCGCTCCCTCCGGCGCCGCCGTCGCCACCTCGGTCGCGGTCGGCGCCAGCGCACTGGCGGCCGGTGCGCTCACCTACTCGCTGCTGCGCCGATTCGCGTTGTGA
- a CDS encoding alpha/beta hydrolase, which produces MTLTITAVRASRPGELSRIGLDVAEAVGALAAHTSSHRAAVHGLRATWHGPASDAATGVAESMAERMAVVHAALTRLQAALHTGSAALTAERTAIVHAVDRLDGQGWSVAPDGSVSVQPGSALARFAAASPVDAIRVRVLATNHTARLTELLAWFDESDRRLDRNLRDAVSDVPTDRLRTASGDPPDSAEHGPAVPIDGDPVEVRDWWNALTPAERIRVVAEQPDQIGGLDGVPVSARSDANVRVMNRDVDRVERRAAVTGGTVDQLRANAERFGLTPAAVTRYDNALRVRAALAANAAKTGGVPGFLYVYEPEAFGGEGRVAVAIGNPDEADNTTVVVPGAGNGVNTGWLTGDDAVNVYEETFAADPSRKLSVVAWMGYDAPDSLLDPQIAQPAQARHGGNLLANDVNALDVTNSADSHVTVVGHSYGSTTVADACAGYDMRADDVVLIGSPGTDLARTADDFGLPPGGQVFVGAASTDPVTYVGGDTRGTGVGVALGADPAQADFGATRIKAEVAGLSTPWDDHSGYLALGGESLYGIAEIASGHADLLDDRGLIAGERHTVGIPGMPDLDFDPELFRPATGGHAH; this is translated from the coding sequence ATGACTCTCACGATCACCGCGGTCCGCGCCTCCCGTCCCGGGGAACTCAGTCGGATCGGGCTCGACGTCGCCGAGGCCGTCGGCGCCCTGGCGGCGCACACGTCCTCCCACCGTGCTGCGGTGCACGGGCTGCGCGCGACGTGGCACGGCCCGGCATCGGACGCCGCCACCGGTGTCGCTGAATCGATGGCCGAGCGGATGGCGGTGGTGCACGCCGCGCTGACCCGGTTGCAGGCCGCGCTTCATACGGGCTCCGCCGCGCTGACCGCCGAGCGCACGGCCATCGTGCACGCCGTCGATCGGCTCGACGGTCAGGGCTGGTCCGTCGCGCCCGACGGCTCGGTCTCGGTGCAACCGGGCAGCGCGCTGGCGAGGTTCGCCGCCGCCAGCCCGGTCGACGCGATCCGCGTACGAGTTCTGGCCACGAACCACACGGCACGGCTGACGGAGCTGCTGGCGTGGTTCGACGAATCCGACCGCCGCCTCGACCGGAACCTTCGCGACGCCGTGAGTGACGTCCCCACCGATCGGCTCCGGACTGCGTCCGGCGACCCTCCAGACAGCGCGGAACACGGACCGGCCGTTCCGATCGACGGCGACCCCGTCGAAGTGAGGGACTGGTGGAACGCGCTCACGCCCGCCGAGCGCATCCGGGTCGTCGCCGAACAACCGGATCAGATCGGCGGCCTCGACGGCGTTCCCGTGTCGGCGCGCAGCGACGCCAACGTTCGAGTCATGAACCGGGACGTCGACCGAGTCGAACGGCGCGCCGCCGTCACGGGCGGCACCGTGGATCAGCTGAGAGCGAACGCCGAGCGATTCGGCCTGACGCCGGCGGCCGTCACGCGGTACGACAACGCACTGAGGGTGCGGGCGGCGCTGGCCGCGAATGCCGCGAAGACCGGTGGCGTTCCGGGCTTTCTCTACGTCTACGAGCCAGAGGCATTCGGTGGCGAGGGGCGCGTCGCGGTGGCGATCGGCAACCCCGACGAGGCCGACAACACCACCGTCGTGGTGCCGGGCGCCGGCAACGGCGTGAACACCGGCTGGCTCACGGGCGACGATGCGGTGAACGTCTACGAGGAAACGTTCGCCGCAGATCCGAGCCGCAAACTCTCGGTCGTGGCGTGGATGGGCTACGACGCACCCGACAGCCTGCTCGACCCCCAGATCGCGCAGCCGGCTCAGGCCCGTCACGGTGGCAACCTGCTCGCCAACGACGTCAACGCCCTCGACGTCACCAACAGCGCCGACTCGCACGTCACCGTCGTCGGCCATTCCTACGGCTCGACCACCGTGGCCGACGCATGCGCCGGCTACGACATGCGCGCCGACGACGTCGTGCTGATCGGGTCGCCGGGCACCGACCTGGCGCGCACCGCCGACGACTTCGGCCTTCCGCCGGGGGGCCAGGTCTTCGTCGGTGCGGCGTCCACGGACCCGGTCACCTACGTCGGCGGCGACACCCGAGGCACGGGTGTCGGCGTCGCCCTCGGGGCCGACCCGGCCCAAGCCGATTTCGGCGCGACCCGCATCAAGGCCGAGGTCGCCGGACTGTCGACACCGTGGGACGACCACAGCGGATACCTCGCCCTCGGCGGCGAGTCGCTCTACGGCATCGCCGAGATCGCCTCGGGTCACGCCGATCTGCTGGACGATCGCGGCCTGATCGCCGGCGAACGGCACACGGTGGGAATCCCGGGTATGCCGGATCTCGACTTCGATCCCGAACTGTTCCGGCCGGCCACCGGCGGGCACGCACATTGA
- a CDS encoding type VII secretion target, producing MDESDSTREHGHRVAAMASSLRVDPSALCASAATDAKVACFMSELPVAQSMTRAAGDLADLRSGSACRFVGDVLDGAARGLTDELSTHSERLVAAAQRYRRGDEDLGRRLGMTDCHSMTPP from the coding sequence GTGGATGAATCCGACTCCACCCGCGAGCACGGCCATAGAGTCGCCGCCATGGCTTCGTCGTTGCGAGTCGACCCATCCGCACTGTGCGCCTCTGCCGCCACGGATGCCAAGGTCGCCTGCTTCATGTCCGAACTCCCTGTCGCGCAGTCGATGACGCGCGCCGCCGGAGACCTGGCCGATCTCAGGAGCGGCTCGGCCTGCCGGTTCGTGGGCGACGTGCTCGACGGTGCCGCCCGCGGCCTGACCGACGAGCTGTCGACCCACTCCGAGCGCCTCGTCGCAGCGGCGCAGCGCTATCGACGAGGCGACGAAGATCTCGGCCGGCGCCTCGGCATGACGGACTGCCATTCGATGACACCGCCATGA